Part of the Armatimonadota bacterium genome, AGGATCTGCTCGGCAAGGTGTATCTGCTCAATGTCTGGGCCTCGTGGTGCGCCTCATGCCGGGACGAGCAGCCGGTGCTGATGCAGTTCGCGCAGACCAGGCAAGTCGAGATGTACGGTCTGAATTACAAGGACCAACGCGACGATGCGTTGCGCTGGCTGGAAATGTTCGGCAACCCCTATGTCGCCAGTGTCTCGGATACGGATGGCCGCGTCGGCATCGACTGGGGCGTGTACGGCGTCCCGGAAACCTTCCTCATCGACCGCAGCGGCACCATCCGCTACAAGCACATCGGGCCGGTCAGCCAGGCCGACCTCGACACCATCCTGTTGCCTAAAGTGCGCGCATTGCAGGGAGCACCGTGATGCCATTGCTTACCGTCCTGACGCCCCGATCGATACGACATGATCGCGGCATACTGAAGCTGCTGCGTGCGCTCTGTGCAGTTGCCGCGCTGCTGATCTTTTCCGGCACACTCGGCACCGCAAGCGCCGCCAGGCTCGATGGCATCGACCTGCCGGAACAATACGAGACCCGTTACAAGGCACTCATCGACCAATTGCGCTGCCTGGTGTGTCAGAACGAAACGCTGGCCGATTCCAACGCTGAACTCGCCGCCGACTTGCGTCGCGAAGTCCGCGAGATGATGGTCAAGGGTAAGAGCGATCAGGAGATCACTGAATTCCTGGTCGCGCGTTACGGCGACTTCGTGCTCTACAACCCGCCCGTGAAATCCACCACCCTGATGCTGTGGTATGGGCCGTTCGCCTTGCTTGCATTGGGTGTGCTGATCGCCATCATCACCGTGCGCCGGCGCGGGCGTACCGAGCCGACGACGCTCAACGCGACGCAGCACCAACAAGTTCAGGACTTACTGCGCCGGCAGGATGAGGAAAAAAATTCATGACGCTTTGGATGTTGTTCGCGGCGATGCTGGTCATGGCCCTGCTGTTCGTACTGCCGCCGTTGCTCAGGCAAGCCCGCACCCGCGGTCCGAACCAGGACGAAATCAATGTCGTCGTGCATCGCAAACGTCTCACCGAGCTGGAGGCCGATCTTGCCAGTGGCTCGCTGAACGAAGCACAGTTTGCACAGGCACGGGAAGATCTGGAGCGTGAACTGCTGCACGAACTGGCCGACGCCGCGGATACCGCAACTACGCATGCGGCACCGAGCACCGGCCGCGTCAGCGCAGTGATCGTCGCGATTGCGATCCCGCTGCTGGCGCTCGGTCTGTATTACAAACTCGGCAGCTGGCGCGCACTCGAGGTCGGCACGGCCGGTTCGTCCGTGCCCGTGCAAGAGATAGCCGACAGCGGCATGTCGAATGCGACGCCCGACGCCGCCATGTCGAACAACAACATGCCGCCCGTCGATGAAATGGTCAAACGTCTGGAGCAGAAGCTTCAGAAAGAACCCAACGATGCCACGGGCTGGCTGATGCTGGGGCGCAGCTATGTCTATCTCAATCGCTACACCGATGCGGTGCGCGCCTACGCACAGGCCGAGACCTTGACCCAGCCGCCGGATGCACAACTGTACGCCGAATATGCAGAGGCAATGGCGCTGGCCAACGGCGACAGCCTCGCCGGCGCCCCTGAACGCCTGCTCGAAAACGCCCTCGCGTTGCAACCCGACAATCCCAACGCCCTGTGGCTGGCTGGCATGAGCGCGTTTCAGAAGGCCGATTATCCGACTGCGATAAGTAGCTGGGAGATCCTGCAGAAATCCGCACCGCCCGATAGCGAACAGGGGCGGATGCTCGCCAACTACCTCGCTCAGGCGCGCGCGGGCCAACCGCTCGAAGAGATCGTCCCGCCGCGCGA contains:
- a CDS encoding DsbE family thiol:disulfide interchange protein, which produces MTRYLLPLGIFGVLVALLFVGLHLDPREVPSPLIDKPAPAFLLPQLHEPNKTLSRQDLLGKVYLLNVWASWCASCRDEQPVLMQFAQTRQVEMYGLNYKDQRDDALRWLEMFGNPYVASVSDTDGRVGIDWGVYGVPETFLIDRSGTIRYKHIGPVSQADLDTILLPKVRALQGAP
- a CDS encoding cytochrome c-type biogenesis protein CcmH; its protein translation is MPLLTVLTPRSIRHDRGILKLLRALCAVAALLIFSGTLGTASAARLDGIDLPEQYETRYKALIDQLRCLVCQNETLADSNAELAADLRREVREMMVKGKSDQEITEFLVARYGDFVLYNPPVKSTTLMLWYGPFALLALGVLIAIITVRRRGRTEPTTLNATQHQQVQDLLRRQDEEKNS
- the ccmI gene encoding c-type cytochrome biogenesis protein CcmI, encoding MTLWMLFAAMLVMALLFVLPPLLRQARTRGPNQDEINVVVHRKRLTELEADLASGSLNEAQFAQAREDLERELLHELADAADTATTHAAPSTGRVSAVIVAIAIPLLALGLYYKLGSWRALEVGTAGSSVPVQEIADSGMSNATPDAAMSNNNMPPVDEMVKRLEQKLQKEPNDATGWLMLGRSYVYLNRYTDAVRAYAQAETLTQPPDAQLYAEYAEAMALANGDSLAGAPERLLENALALQPDNPNALWLAGMSAFQKADYPTAISSWEILQKSAPPDSEQGRMLANYLAQARAGQPLEEIVPPR